A segment of the Salminus brasiliensis chromosome 1, fSalBra1.hap2, whole genome shotgun sequence genome:
ttatttgatttattatatacactgatttatatatatttataattgacAATTTGACCTTATGTCTTCCTTAGGTTTCTGGAGGATGTAATTTGTAACTTGACTGCCATTCACAACAGACAACAGAGGTCAGCAAGTATGCATGTAGTTCCAGCTTACCAAGGTGGTATAGACCAGGGCTTTGACTGTAGTGACACCTGGAATATGGAGACCTACAACCATCAGAATTTCCACAGTAGTCTCAATTTAAAGGCCTCTTTTGGTAGACACCCTGAAAATGACTTGGGCTTTGGGGAAACACTGAAGAACCCCCAGGGGGACACTAGCCAGGACTTTGACAGTCGCTATGACTATGTTGTGTGTGAGGATGGAGTGAGGGTGGCGTGCTCCCCGGCTCCTGATGAGTTCAACCCATGTGAGGACATCATGAGCTTCAGTTTTTTGAGAGTTTCTGTTTGGTTTGTCAGTCTGTTGGCTGTACTGGGGAAcctttttgttctctttgtgcttcttACAAGCCGCTTTAAACTTTCTGTTTCCAGGTTCCTTATGTGTCACCTGGCCTTTGCTGACTTCTGCATGGGTATCTACCTGCTTCTCATAGCCTCAGTGGACCTTTATACTCAGTCAGAGTACTATAATCATGCTATAGACTGGCAGACAGGGCCAGGGTGCACCCTTGCTggtttcttctctgtctttgccAGTGAATTATCAGTCTACACATTGACTATTATTACTTTGGAGCGCTGGTACGCCATCAATTTTGCAATGCGCTTAGATCGAAAGCTGCGTATGTCCCATGCCTGTGCCATCATGCTTGGAGGCTGGCTCTTCTGCCTTCTGCTGGCCCTAATGCCTGTTTTAGGGATCAGCAGCTACCAGAAGGTCAGTATCTGCTTGCCCATGGACACGTCTACCCTTGTGGACCAAATCTACATTCtctttgtgcttgtttttaaCATTGCAGCATTTATGGTCATCTGTGCCTGCTACATCAAGATATACTGTGCTGTACACAACCCCACTTACACTTCAGCCAGCAAAGACACTAACATTGCTAAGCGCATGGCTATTCtaatttttacagattttatttGCATGGCACCCATCTCCTTCTATGCCATGTCAGCCGTGCTGGACCATCCACTCATAACCATGTCCAACTCCAAGATACTACTGGTACTGTTCTACCCACTGAACTCATGTGCTAATCCTTTTCTGTATGCTATCTTCACCAAAGCCTTTCGTGGAGATGTATTTATCCTTCTCAGCAAGGCTGGTATATGTGAGCGGCAAGCCCAACTGTTTCGCGGTCAAACTATCACTTCCAAGGCAAGTAGTGGAGGCACAAGCaggcgagagagagaacgaaaATCTCCTGAAGAAACACCACTTAACCTAGTGGAGTTTTCAGGCCAAGAGAGAATGGAGGAGACAtgagcacatttacatttatttgttaaaGAGTTAAAGAATTACTTTAACCGAAGGAATGAAATCAACCAATTTATTTGCACAAATCAAGAAGAAAATAGGAATTTATCCAGGAGACAAAGGTTGAACCAGCTCTGAACCAAACGCTTTTTTTACAAGAGACAACCTGTATGCCAGTGAATATATACCTGCTACTGATTTTATTTTCCAAGTCCTACAAAGTATGACTCATTTACTGCTCAATTGTGCCATCTTGAATTGCTGCATTGCAATGAGTGGGaccattttaatatttaaattaatctGATTGCAAATTCAGTCCTAGatgcatgttttctttttttgttgttgttgcagaaatacatgtgttttatataaaagtTGTTTGTCTATAAATCAATCAACTGTGCAGTTTTATTGTTGCAGTTTTTATAATATTGTTTGTAGTTTAATGTAGTTTTGTAGAAAACTGTTATCTACTGAtaagcatgtaaaattgtataAACATGTATTctatttataaaaacaatacaaaatagTTTAATAAAAAATGGCTCAGACATCTTTTGATGAACATTTATTAACATGGTCAGCTTTATACAGACATTTATGGTATAAACTaatttatcatatttatatttgtgtaaTTGCAGTAGGCCTACTCCAGTTTGAGATAACCAATCCGGTATTCTTAAAATGATCTGACATATTTCCCCATAGGAATTAATGATTTCCCTCAAAAGTGTGTGGACTCAGGTCTATTAGCAAAACATATTGAATGAGGTTTTGAGCAAATGTTTTTGCAGCCCACATTCTGGTCAAAAGCTTGTGGACAGCTCTAATAGTCAATTGCAGCTTTATTGCAGAACCTTAATGAGTGTTTCTTCCCTGGCTTGAGCCTCAGAAAACATCCATAAAAACATCCATGCTGTGTTTACAACCTTTTGGCTATAAAATATGTGGTGCCAAAACTAATCTAATATGATTATATTAGATGAGCTTttgggcaaaagttttggcaccccattTTTGTAAAGCCAAAAGGTTGTGAACACAGCATGGATGTTTTTTATGGATGTTTTCTGAGGCTCAAGCCAGGGAAGAAACACTCATGCTCCCATCTGGGGAAGCTCATAACCAACACGTGTTGATGTCTGGAGAGGTGTTTGGAGATGTCCGTCATGGGGATAGTCAATTAAGAG
Coding sequences within it:
- the tshr gene encoding thyrotropin receptor isoform X2, with the protein product MQVLATVLIILNLLTGTLTGDIDRCPHGCECSEWRSYSVSCRDIDAMPMFPASTETLHLYETRLTSVPEDAFANIVNISLIYLSVDVSLRRIEKHSFYNLRKITHIGLFNTGLTMFPDLTRIHSDYPLFMLEIADNLYITEIPSNAFQGISNAVLSLMLYSNGFTKVQHHAFNGTKLDAVYLHRNKQLTRLDENTFAEITSGPMLLDVSDSGVTSLPSRGLESLRELRARNVWALKKLSPVKTFMHLITAYLTYPSHCCAFKNLKKKKGFLEDVICNLTAIHNRQQRSASMHVVPAYQGGIDQGFDCSDTWNMETYNHQNFHSSLNLKASFGRHPENDLGFGETLKNPQGDTSQDFDSRYDYVVCEDGVRVACSPAPDEFNPCEDIMSFSFLRVSVWFVSLLAVLGNLFVLFVLLTSRFKLSVSRFLMCHLAFADFCMGIYLLLIASVDLYTQSEYYNHAIDWQTGPGCTLAGFFSVFASELSVYTLTIITLERWYAINFAMRLDRKLRMSHACAIMLGGWLFCLLLALMPVLGISSYQKVSICLPMDTSTLVDQIYILFVLVFNIAAFMVICACYIKIYCAVHNPTYTSASKDTNIAKRMAILIFTDFICMAPISFYAMSAVLDHPLITMSNSKILLVLFYPLNSCANPFLYAIFTKAFRGDVFILLSKAGICERQAQLFRGQTITSKASSGGTSRRERERKSPEETPLNLVEFSGQERMEET
- the tshr gene encoding thyrotropin receptor isoform X1, which translates into the protein MQVLATVLIILNLLTGTLTGDIDRCPHGCECSEWRSYSVSCRDIDAMPMFPASTETLHLYETRLTSVPEDAFANIVNISLIYLSVDVSLRRIEKHSFYNLRKITHIEVRNTRRLTVIDHEAFKDLPNLKYLGLFNTGLTMFPDLTRIHSDYPLFMLEIADNLYITEIPSNAFQGISNAVLSLMLYSNGFTKVQHHAFNGTKLDAVYLHRNKQLTRLDENTFAEITSGPMLLDVSDSGVTSLPSRGLESLRELRARNVWALKKLSPVKTFMHLITAYLTYPSHCCAFKNLKKKKGFLEDVICNLTAIHNRQQRSASMHVVPAYQGGIDQGFDCSDTWNMETYNHQNFHSSLNLKASFGRHPENDLGFGETLKNPQGDTSQDFDSRYDYVVCEDGVRVACSPAPDEFNPCEDIMSFSFLRVSVWFVSLLAVLGNLFVLFVLLTSRFKLSVSRFLMCHLAFADFCMGIYLLLIASVDLYTQSEYYNHAIDWQTGPGCTLAGFFSVFASELSVYTLTIITLERWYAINFAMRLDRKLRMSHACAIMLGGWLFCLLLALMPVLGISSYQKVSICLPMDTSTLVDQIYILFVLVFNIAAFMVICACYIKIYCAVHNPTYTSASKDTNIAKRMAILIFTDFICMAPISFYAMSAVLDHPLITMSNSKILLVLFYPLNSCANPFLYAIFTKAFRGDVFILLSKAGICERQAQLFRGQTITSKASSGGTSRRERERKSPEETPLNLVEFSGQERMEET